A part of Anas acuta chromosome 26, bAnaAcu1.1, whole genome shotgun sequence genomic DNA contains:
- the HCN2 gene encoding potassium/sodium hyperpolarization-activated cyclic nucleotide-gated channel 2 yields MRAGRGAAGGEAAAEEEAAAAAAEGAKRGGGAGGRPRGRGGKGSPNGECRRGEPPRSPGAEPPREPKVSFSCGGGGGGGSASPGGAKAAEEGDDAGEEARGSQASFMQRQFGAMLQPGVNKFSLRMFGSQKAVEREQERVKSAGAWIIHPYSDFRFYWDFTMLLFMVGNLIIIPVGITFFKEETTAPWIVFNVVSDTFFLMDLVLNFRTGIVIEDNTEIILDPERIKKKYLKTWFVVDFVSSIPVDYVFLIVEKGIDSEVYKTARALRIVRFTKILSLLRLLRLSRLIRYIHQWEEIFHMTYDLASAVMRIINLIGMMLLLCHWDGCLQFLVPMLQDFPQNCWVSINGMVNDSWSELYSFALFKSMSHMLCIGYGKQAPESMTDIWLTMLSMIVGATCYAMFIGHATALIQSLDSSRRQYQEKYKQVEQYMSFHKLPADFRQKIHDYYEHRYQGKMFDEDSILGELNEPLREEIVNFNCRKLVASMPLFANADPNFVTAMLTKLKFEVFQPGDYIIREGTIGKKMYFIQHGVVSILTKGNKEMKLSDGSYFGEICLLTRGRRTASVRADTYCRLYSLSVDNFNEVLEEYPMMRRAFETVAIDRLDRIGKKNSILLHKVQHDLNSGVFNNQENEIIQEIVKYDREMVQQAELQQHTAMYSPVQPQVTSAIATLQQAVAMSFCPQMASPLVGSMALGSPRMMRRLQYAQAVPSPFAVSPVLLQQSPPQQPQPPTPHANPSPSQDQAPPTALPASAGALAAASPPSQSPLASRTFAYGGAKGQLGSQLSLSQQQAPGSPPRLAVHKSTQALHTSSLSQDSRPLSASQPSLPHGLAAGSTQSPPASARESCASIAGGPAAASPGSAPPAGLRGPASSRGALSHPAPAGPPALQQDSGPTRKDSVGGTPDTDPAKSRLSSNL; encoded by the exons ATGCGGGCGGGCCGCggcgcggcgggcggggaggcggcggccgaggaggaggcggcggcggcggcggccgaggGGGCGAagcgcggcggcggggccggggggcggccgcggggccgcggcgggaAGGGGTCCCCGAACGGCGAGTGCCGCCGCGGGGAGCCGCCGCGCAGCCCCGGCGCGGAGCCGCCCCGCGAGCCCAAGGTCTCCTTCTCCtgcggcggtggcggtggcggtggcagCGCATCCCCCGGCGGGGCCAAGGCGGCCGAGGAGGGCGACGATGCGGGCGAGGAGGCCCGCGGGAGCCAGGCCAGCTTCATGCAGCGGCAGTTCGGGGCCATGCTCCAGCCCGGCGTCAACAAGTTCTCGCTGCGGATGTTCGGCTCCCAGAAGGCGGTGGAGCGGGAGCAGGAGCGCGTCAAGTCGGCGGGGGCCTGGATCATCCACCCCTACAGCGACTTCAG GTTTTACTGGGACTTCACGATGCTGCTCTTCATGGTGGGCAACCTGATCATCATTCCCGTGGGCATCACCTTCTTCAAGGAGGAGACCACGGCGCCCTGGATCGTGTTCAACGTGGTCTCCGACACCTTCTTCCTGATGGACCTGGTGCTGAACTTCCGCACGGGGATCGTCATCGAGGACAACACCGAGATCATCCTGGACCCCGAGCGGATCAAGAAGAAGTACCTCAAGACCTGGTTCGTGGTGGACTTCGTCTCCTCCATCCCCGTGGACTACGTCTTCCTCATCGTGGAGAAGGGCATCGACTCGGAGGTGTACAAAACCGCCCGCGCCCTGCGCATCGTGCGCTTCACCAAGATCCTCAGCCTGCTGCGGCTCCTGCGCCTCTCCCGCCTCATCCGCTACATCCACCAGTGGGAGGAG ATTTTCCACATGACGTACGACCTGGCGAGCGCCGTGATGAGGATCATCAACCTGATCGGCatgatgctgctgctgtgccactgGGACGGCTGCCTCCAGTTCCTCGTGCCCATGCTGCAGGATTTCCCCCAGAACTGCTGGGTCTCCATCAACGGGATGGTG AACGACTCCTGGAGCGAGCTGTACTCCTTCGCACTCTTCAAGTCCATGAGCCACATGCTCTGCATCGGCTACGGGAAGCAGGCGCCCGAGAGCATGACGGACATCTGGCTGACGATGCTGAGCATGATCGTGGGGGCCACCTGCTACGCCATGTTCATCGGCCACGCCACGGCCCTCATCCAGTCACTGGACTCCTCCCGGCGCCAGTACCAGGAGAAG TACAAGCAGGTGGAGCAGTACATGTCCTTCCACAAGCTGCCCGCTGACTTCCGCCAGAAGATCCACGATTACTACGAGCACCGCTACCAGGGCAAGATGTTTGATGAGGACAGCATCCTGGGGGAGCTCAACGAGCCCCTGCGCGAG gaAATCGTGAACTTCAACTGCCGCAAGCTGGTGGCCTCGATGCCGCTGTTTGCCAACGCGGACCCCAACTTTGTCACAGCGATGCTCACCAAGCTGAAGTTTGAGGTGTTTCAGCCGGGCGACTACATCATCCGCGAGGGCACCATCGGCAAGAAGATGTACTTCATCCAGCACGGCGTGGTCAGCATCCTCACCAAGGGCAACAAGGAGATGAAACTCTCCGACGGCTCCTACTTCGGAG agATCTGCCTGCTGACCCGCGGCCGGCGCACAGCCAGCGTCCGGGCAGACACCTACTGCCGCCTCTACTCGCTCTCCGTGGACAACTTCAACGAGGTGCTGGAGGAGTACCCCATGATGAGGCGGGCCTTCGAGACCGTGGCCATCGACCGCCTCGACCGCATTG ggaaGAAGAACTCGATCCTGCTTCACAAAGTGCAGCACGACCTCAACTCGGGCGTCTTCAACAACCAGGAGAACGAGATCATCCAGGAGATCGTCAAGTACGACCGCGAGATGGTGCAGCAGgcggagctgcagcagcacacggCCATGTACAGCCCGGTGCAGCCCCAGGTCACCTCCGCCATCGCCACCCTCCAGCAAGCCGTGGCCATGAGCTTCTGCCCGCAGATGGCCAGCCCGCTGGTGGGCTCCATGGCGCTGGGCTCGCCCCGCATGATGCGCCGCTTGCAGTACGCCCAGGCCGTGCCCAGCCCCTTCGCTGTCTccccggtgctgctgcagcagagccccccgcagcagccgcagcccccCACGCCCCACGCCAACCCGTCGCCCTCGCAGGACCAGGCGCCGCCGACCGCCCTGCCCGCCTCCGCCGGCGCCCTCGCCGCCGCCAGCCCGCCGTCCCAAAGCCCGCTGGCCAGCCGGACGTTCGCCTACGGAGGCGCCAAGGGGCAGCTGGGCTCCCAGCTctccctgagccagcagcaggcgCCCGGCTCGCCCCCGCGGCTGGCCGTGCACAAAAGCACACAGGCGCTGCACACCAGCAGCCTCAGCCAGGATTCGCGGCCCCTGTCGGCGTCgcagccctccctgccccacgGGCTGGCGGCCggcagcacccagagcccccCGGCCTCGGCGCGCGAGTCCTGCGCCTCCATCGCCgggggcccggccgccgcctcGCCGGGCTCGGCGCCcccggccgggctgcggggcccGGCCTCCTCGCGGGGGGCCCTGTCCCACCCGGCGCCCGCGGGGCCGCCCGCCCTGCAGCAGGACTCGGGGCCCACCCGCAAGGATTCGGTGGGCGGCACGCCCGACACGGACCCTGCCAAATCCAGGCTGTCTTCCAACTTGTGA